The proteins below come from a single Zea mays cultivar B73 chromosome 8, Zm-B73-REFERENCE-NAM-5.0, whole genome shotgun sequence genomic window:
- the LOC103637299 gene encoding uncharacterized protein produces MASPPLPGKDAAFGSGTTVRRPGRLRVMHPHVAELLRSPRRHARPAAAPQAKAQAPVPERARYACAFEDGGGVAAPGRLVWAKVRNHPWWPGQVFDAADASAVARARRRLRRAVLVAYFWDRTFAWTDAAALLPLRAGFPRLAAVAPVAAAVDAALAEVARRVLAGLSCCCGGGGDNEATASTQAIDNAGVRAGAPGAAVDAAFARRALQAEALLGYLSALATSPRAGGDRVDLAVAAAQLGALGRWKGSARGLPEYTVVHGIDDAVVAAPGRAKAKRRRPPSTGVDGPAPAKRRVSRNTHIAATKGNAACDTGDYEALELEDLPLGTPAQQTPTPTRIGKLMSRAAQNMSLSPVVLRVRATAANGSNCAPPPPTAVLPAPHMVRCAVVAAHEQLPPTRKDDSGDHEAWAGAGLVLNFSSAHAVPSARHLATAFSRFGPVKEVRVDNTTVVFDSDAHADEAFSGAAEIGSISASLVSFRVTSSLPAAPDDPAAQPQTQSMPSDTSPVEALR; encoded by the exons ATGGCGTCGCCGCCGCTTCCCGGAAAGGACGCTGCTTTCGGGTCCGGGACCACGGTGCGGCGCCCGGGGAGGCTGCGCGTCATGCACCCGCACGTGGCGGAGCTTCTCCGAAGCCCGCGCCGGCACGCGCGTCCGGCAGCGGCGCCGCAGGCGAAGGCGCAGGCGCCGGTCCCCGAGCGCGCGAGGTACGCGTGCGCGTTCGAGGACGGCGGCGGCGTCGCGGCCCCCGGCCGCCTCGTGTGGGCCAAGGTCAGGAACCACCCGTGGTGGCCAGGGCAGGTGTTCGACGCGGCGGATGCGTCGGCGGTTGCGCGGGCGCGGCGCAGGCTGCGCCGCGCCGTCCTCGTCGCGTACTTCTGGGACAGGACCTTCGCGTGGACCGACGCCGCGGCGCTGCTCCCGCTCCGCGCCGGCTTCCCGCGCCTCGCCGCCGTGGcccccgtcgccgccgccgtcgacgcCGCGCTGGCCGAGGTCGCGCGCCGCGTGCTCGCCGGCCTCTCGTGCTGCTGCGGAGGCGGCGGGGACAACGAGGCCACCGCCAGCACGCAGGCGATCGACAACGCCGGCGTCCGTGCCGGCGCGCCCGGGGCGGCGGTGGACGCGGCCTTCGCCAGGCGCGCGCTCCAGGCCGAGGCCCTCCTCGGGTACCTCTCCGCGCTGGCCACCAGCCCGCGGGCCGGGGGCGACAGAGTGGACCTCGCCGTCGCCGCGGCGCAGCTCGGGGCGCTCGGCCGGTGGAAGGGCTCGGCGAGGGGCCTTCCCGAGTACACGGTCGTCCACGGCATCGATGATGCCGTCGTCGCCGCCCCTGGGAGAGCCAAAGCCAAGCGGAGGAGGCCGCCGTCGACCGGAGTTGATGGTCCTGCTCCTGCCaaaaggagggtgagcaggaacaCTCACATCGCTGCGACAAAAGGGAATGCAGCCTGTGACACCGGCGACTACGAAGCGCTGGAGCTGGAGGATCTCCCGCTGGGCACACCGGCCCAGCAGACGCCCACGCCCACGAGGATCGGGAAGCTCATGAGCCGTGCCGCGCAGAACATGTCGCTCTCGCCGGTGGTCCTCAGGGTCAGGGCCACGGCGGCCAACGGCAGCAACTGCGCTCCTCCACCTCCGACGGCTGTACTGCCAGCGCCACACATGGTAAGGTGCGCGGTAGTGGCAGCACACGAGCAGCTTCCTCCGACGCGCAAGGACGACAGTGGTGACCACGAAGCCTGGGCTGGGGCCGGGCTCGTGCTCAACTTCAGCAGCGCACACGCCGTGCCTTCCGCACGTCACCTGGCCACGGCCTTTAGCCGGTTCGGGCCTGTCAAGGAGGTCCGGGTAGACAACACTACAGTGGTCTTCGACAGTGATGCGCATGCTGATGAGGCGTTCTCGGGCGCCGCCGAGATCGGCTCCATCAGCGCGTCCCTCGTCAGCTTCCGTGTCACTTCTTCGCTTCCTGCCGCACCAGATGATCCTGCTGCACAACCTCAGACTCAGAGCATGCCGTCGGACACCTCGCCTGTTGAAGCGCTTAG ATGA